A single region of the Amphiura filiformis chromosome 7, Afil_fr2py, whole genome shotgun sequence genome encodes:
- the LOC140157339 gene encoding sulfotransferase 1C2-like isoform X2 produces MTPPSTWTELRQFQVRSDDIFVIAYPKSGSHWLMDIINLLQNNAENDHINPSYLDTTLELRKDNLQTTQGTSLPGYQTIPTWKSPRIILTHCFAEFLPPQVWEKHPKVIYLARNPKDVAVSIYHYISQLLPSFLHGWGTFIDYFLSSDFFGGSWFKHVLGYLPHMKRPNFLLVKYEDLYKDLKGVISEVNDHLDCPFPPGGVDLVVQESAFAKMRQSNEEADKDAEKKIKGNRKLSKVFGGSQISRKNIVGEWREFLNNGISEKFDNIYKARMRSSGLTQDFEL; encoded by the exons GATCTCATTGGTTGATGGACATCATTAATCTGTTACAAAATAATGCTGAAAACGACCATATAAACCCATCCTACCTGGACACAACATTAGAATTACGTAAAGATAACTTACAAACCACCCAAGGGACATCACTACCTGGATATCAGACGATACCAACATGGAAATCGCCGCGAATCATCTTAACTCATTGTTTTGCGGAATTTTTGCCGCCTCAAGTTTGGGAGAAACATCCTAAG GTTATATACTTGGCAAGGAACCCCAAAGATGTCGCCGTCTCTATCTACCATTATATCAGTCAGCTTCTGCCGTCATTCCTACACGGATGGGGCACATTTATCGACTACTTTCTTAGCAGTGATT TTTTTGGCGGTTCATGGTTTAAACATGTACTGGGTTACTTGCCACATATGAAACGTCCCAACTTTCTCCTAGTCAAGTACGAGGATCTATATAAG GATCTGAAAGGAGTAATATCAGAAGTGAATGACCATTTGGATTGCCCCTTCCCACCTGGTGGCGTAGACCTCGTCGTCCAAGAATCAGCATTTGCCAAGATGAGACAAAGCAATGAAGAAGCCGATAAAGATGCTGAGAAGAAAATCAAGGGTAACAGAAAGTTGTCCAAGGTGTTTGGAGGATCACAAATCTCAAGAAAAA ACATTGTTGGTGAGTGGCGTGAGTTTCTCAACAATGGAATCAGTGAGAAATTCGACAATATCTACAAAGCAAGGATGCGTTCAAGTGGACTAACACAAGATTTTGAATTGTAA
- the LOC140156399 gene encoding gamma-aminobutyric acid type B receptor subunit 2-like — protein MKTNITRDKVGIELYVSQYRDEQLEIVAYFDNNGENPTWANGNASHSIKWRGNLVPVDGKTFNRHYVVPGDISKIVMCTFTSLGIFMGIIFLLINTSRRKEKAIKITSPTLNNFIAIGCILLYSSVYVWSVEHSDLADMAIATLCYIQYICVVMGFNLCMGALFMKTYRVHTIFRATFKAIKVDLHDNDLICWIVAIIALDAVIISLWLALDKLYVVEFGLTPQFDSEDPDQEIYNIQVIRKCKSGYQPAFFSALAVTKLIMLTFGVFLAWKTRNVTIAALNDSKYIAASVYTIAVVVTLLLPSLVMTANDVDTQFLCYASAIIIVITTVLLLVFLPKMVILWKHRTGTTLNTSILASSLSTGTSISSDQCPNLHMLDLQLAAKTEELQHVLSQLTGYSGAADVNYRQRSVQC, from the exons atgaaaacaaacattaCGCGCGATAAAGTCGGCATAGAGTTGTATGTTTCTCAGTATCGAG ACGAACAGCTTGAAATTGTCGCCTATTTTGACAACAACGGAGAAAATCCGACCTGGGCAAATGGAAACGCTTCGCATTCAATCAAATGGAGAG gCAACTTGGTTCCCGTTGATGGGAAGACATTTAATCGACATTACGTAGTCCCGGGTGATATAAGCAAAATTGTGATGTGCACTTTTACATCATTAGGCATCTTCATGGGTATAATATTCCTGCTGATCAATACTTCACGTAGAAAAGAAAA ggCCATAAAGATAACATCGCCAACACTGAATAATTTCATAGCAATAGGTTGCATTCTGCTCTACAGTTCTGTGTATGTTTGGAGTGTCGAACATTCGGACCTTGCTGATATGGCTATTGCTACATTGTGTTAC ATACAATACATCTGCGTAGTAATGGGTTTTAATCTTTGCATGGGAGCATTATTTATGAAAACCTATCGCGTGCATACAATATTCAGAGCAACATTCAAAGCTATTAAAGTT GATCTTCACGATAATGATTTGATATGTTGGATCGTAGCAATCATAGCACTAGATGCTGTAATCATATCATTATGGCTAGCATTGGACAAGCTTTATGTCGTTGAATTTGGTCTTACACCGCAG TTTGACTCGGAAGATCCCGATCAAGAGATCTACAATATACAGGTAATCCGCAAATGTAAATCCGGCTACCAACCCGCATTCTTCAGTGCTTTAGCAGTTACTAAATTGATTATGTTAACTTTTGGAGTGTTTCTTGCCTGGAAAACCCGGAATGTGACGATAGCGGCATTGAATGATA GTAAATACATAGCAGCATCTGTTTACACGATAGCTGTTGTTGTGACTCTACTGTTGCCTAGCCTGGTTATGACTGCAAACGATGTGGATACGCAGTTTCTCTGTTATGCCTCTGCCATCATCATTGTGATAACCACTGTGcttcttcttgttttcttgccCAAG aTGGTTATTCTGTGGAAACACCGTACCGGAACTACACTTAATACCAGTATATTAGCTTCTTCGCTTAGTACGGGGACATCTATTTCGTCTGATCAATGCCCGAACTTGCACATGCTTGATTTACAACTCGCAGCG AAAACAGAAGAGCTTCAACATGTATTATCGCAGCTGACAGGGTATAGTGGGGCAGCAGATGTAAACTATCGTCAACGTTCAGTTCAATGTTGA
- the LOC140157945 gene encoding gamma-aminobutyric acid type B receptor subunit 1-like — MTFENKMQASEFAIMLQAAANHINNMTGILDGYYICFKWDHAKDTAHALGILYDYIYNGPPIPMMFGPPYSSVSTLLNPVAGEYNIIQVTVAGSPALRDRSRYPFTLQAYPLENDMNPGRVSFIKLMRWKKVAIVFHDIEYFRANMHDLIHRLHDAGISTITVEAMSDPDHPEQHIRSLLVQKSTYAYGIGVQRKEKLSSPQEQVQVCVHMKTIAYRHDARIIIIAMYENSLLTFACKAYEYGMYGQKYVLILPGWHLEDYALWHDWTAPCGIQTALQVLQYSFYTHAIRIIHDLEDISYNGIKHTREQELFWTKPEINFLNILRTNGKRINYDSMFLMALALNQSISDLKNLNPPRELQDFNYADDEMAKLFDHNVRHADFTSISVSTCIIFIILCSQIKSEI; from the exons ATGACATTTGAAAATAAGATGCAAGCCAGTGAATTTGCCATCATGTTACAGGCGGCTGCCAATCATATCAATAACATGACGGGAATTTTGGATGGATATTATATTTGTTTCAAATGGGACCACGCTAAG GATACTGCGCATGCACTTGGAATTCTCTACGATTATATCTACAATGGACCACCAATCCCAATGATGTTTGGACCACCCTACTCATCTGTGTCAACACTGCTAAACCCTGTTGCAGGAGAGTATAATATAATACAG GTAACAGTTGCTGGTTCACCAGCTTTACGAGACCGTAGCCGATATCCATTTACACTTCAAGCGTATCCGTTAGAAAACGACATGAATCCAGGAAGAGTAAGCTTCATCAAACTGATGCGATGGAAGAAAGTGGCCATTGTGTTTCACGATATTGAGTACTTCAGAGCG AATATGCATGATCTGATTCATCGGCTTCATGATGCTGGTATCTCAACCATCACTGTGGAGGCTATGTCGGATCCGGATCACCCAGAACAGCATATTCGAAGCTTACTG GTACAAAAGAGCACGTACGCCTATGGTATAGGcgtacaaagaaaagaaaaacttaGTTCGCCACAAGAACAGGTGCAGGTGTGTGTACATATGAAGACGATTGCTTAT CGTCATGATGCACGAATCATCATCATTGCAATGTATGAAAACTCTCTATTGACATTTGCTTGTAAG GCCTATGAATACGGGATGTATGGTCAGAAATACGTCCTGATCTTGCCTGGATGGCATCTAGAGGATTATGCTCTGTGGCATGATTGGACAGCGCCATGTGGTATACAAACAGCTCTGCAGGTTCTGCAGTATTCGTTTTATACTCACGCAATACGGATTATACATGATCTGGAAGATATTAGTTACAATGGAATT AAACATACACGGGAACAGGAGCTGTTTTGGACCAAAcctgaaattaattttctaaacATACTTAGAACCAATGGCAAACGTATCAACTATGATAGCATGTTCCTCATGGCATTGGCCCTTAACCAGTCTATTAGTGATCTAAAGAATTTGAATCCTCCGAGAGAATTGCAAGATTTTAACTATGCGGATGATGAGATGGCCAAATTGTTTGATCATAATGTACGTCATGCCGATTTCACTTCGATATCAGTAAGTACGTGCATTATTTTCATCATTCTATGTTCTCAGATCAAATCTGAAATCTGA